The following proteins come from a genomic window of Pyxidicoccus sp. MSG2:
- a CDS encoding PAS domain S-box protein codes for MADPGVETTNAGLRLCDFILARRAEVLAEWERRVRAYSVARHLSGPALRGQVFQLLERISHVVRGVSSGYPGAREPLGDLPDIHALERLVTGHDPHIAARELGDLRDTILALWEREAAGAITLQEVRRLDQAIDALLATVTERLRRGEARLQAILDTAVDSILTIDDQGTILAVNAATPRIFGYGPEEMEGRNIRMLMAEPDRSQHDTCLSTCVGKGLGREVLGQRKDGQVFPMELAVSETVFPGGRFFTGIVRDISRRKTAQRAQALLQEAGTLLAQSLDVESTLRSLALLAVTHLADYCAVDLLGEDGQLHRQVVRAKDPARQSLADRLMDFTPRQGSRSPAASVLETGQPVATEAVPGWLDAMTHDAEHRAALEALAPRSSVIVPLVARGRRHGVLTMASSVPGRMSLPTMLEIAHAVADCAAIAIDNAILLREAQDAVRMREDVVAIVSHDLRNPLNAISLASLSLLRHDPLTEAQSRGLRRIVSAADRAHRMIRDLLDFTQARVGGAIPIHPRPVDLHELTQRVVDEVHLANPGRRISVEVRGDGRGDWDEDRLAQVITNLVGNALQHSPDDAPVRVSSRAEESGVSLGVHNVGAPIPPALLPTIFEPYRRGPAAAQGRGSIGLGLYITRQIVLGHGGHIDVRSSEEDGTSFIVWLPRSPSRVVQ; via the coding sequence ATGGCCGATCCGGGGGTGGAGACGACCAATGCGGGCCTCCGCCTGTGCGACTTCATCCTGGCGCGGCGGGCGGAGGTGCTGGCGGAGTGGGAGCGCCGCGTCCGCGCGTACTCCGTGGCCCGGCACCTGAGCGGCCCCGCGCTGAGGGGCCAGGTCTTCCAGTTGCTGGAGCGCATCTCCCACGTCGTCCGCGGCGTGAGCTCTGGGTACCCCGGGGCGCGCGAGCCCCTGGGAGACCTGCCAGACATCCATGCCCTGGAGCGACTGGTGACGGGCCATGACCCGCACATCGCCGCGCGCGAGCTGGGCGACCTGCGCGACACCATCCTCGCGCTGTGGGAGCGCGAGGCCGCCGGAGCCATCACCCTCCAGGAGGTGCGGCGGCTCGACCAGGCCATCGACGCACTGCTCGCCACCGTCACCGAGCGGCTGCGCCGCGGCGAGGCGCGGCTCCAGGCCATCCTCGACACGGCGGTGGACAGCATTCTCACCATCGACGACCAGGGCACCATCCTCGCCGTCAACGCGGCCACCCCGCGCATCTTCGGCTACGGCCCGGAGGAGATGGAGGGGCGGAACATCCGCATGCTGATGGCCGAGCCGGACCGGAGCCAGCACGACACCTGCCTGAGCACCTGTGTGGGGAAGGGCCTCGGCCGCGAGGTGCTGGGGCAGCGCAAGGACGGGCAGGTGTTCCCCATGGAGCTGGCCGTCAGCGAGACGGTGTTCCCCGGGGGCCGCTTCTTCACCGGTATCGTCCGGGATATCTCCCGTCGCAAGACGGCGCAGCGGGCGCAGGCCCTGCTGCAGGAAGCGGGCACGCTGTTGGCGCAGTCGCTGGACGTGGAGTCCACTCTGCGCAGCCTGGCCCTGCTCGCGGTGACGCACCTGGCGGACTACTGCGCGGTGGATCTGCTGGGCGAGGACGGGCAGCTCCACCGGCAGGTGGTACGGGCGAAGGACCCGGCGCGGCAGTCGCTGGCGGACCGGCTCATGGATTTCACGCCCCGGCAGGGCTCGCGCAGTCCCGCCGCCAGCGTGCTGGAGACGGGACAGCCGGTGGCCACCGAGGCCGTCCCCGGGTGGCTGGACGCCATGACGCACGACGCGGAGCACCGGGCCGCGCTGGAGGCGCTCGCCCCGCGCTCCTCGGTCATCGTCCCGCTGGTGGCCCGGGGGCGGAGGCATGGCGTCCTCACCATGGCGTCCTCGGTGCCCGGCCGCATGTCCCTGCCCACCATGCTGGAGATTGCGCACGCCGTGGCGGACTGCGCCGCCATCGCCATCGACAACGCCATCCTGCTGCGCGAGGCCCAGGACGCGGTGCGGATGCGCGAGGACGTGGTGGCCATCGTCAGCCATGACCTGCGCAACCCGCTCAACGCCATCTCGCTGGCCTCGCTGTCGCTGCTGCGGCACGACCCGCTCACCGAGGCGCAGAGCCGGGGCTTGCGGCGCATCGTCTCCGCGGCGGACCGCGCACACCGGATGATTCGCGACCTGCTGGACTTCACCCAGGCGCGCGTGGGCGGAGCCATTCCCATCCACCCGCGCCCGGTGGACCTGCACGAGCTGACGCAGCGGGTGGTGGACGAGGTGCACCTGGCCAACCCCGGGCGCCGCATCTCCGTGGAGGTGCGGGGCGATGGGCGCGGCGATTGGGACGAGGACCGGCTGGCCCAGGTCATCACCAACCTGGTGGGCAACGCGCTCCAGCACAGTCCGGACGACGCGCCCGTGCGCGTGTCCTCGCGCGCGGAGGAGAGCGGAGTCTCACTGGGAGTCCACAACGTCGGCGCGCCCATTCCCCCGGCGCTGCTGCCCACCATCTTCGAGCCCTACCGGCGAGGTCCCGCGGCCGCGCAAGGGCGGGGGAGCATCGGCCTCGGGCTCTACATCACCCGGCAGATCGTCCTCGGCCATGGAGGTCACATCGACGTGCGCTCTTCGGAAGAGGACGGCACCAGCTTCATCGTATGGCTGCCAAGGAGTCCGTCGCGCGTGGTGCAGTGA
- a CDS encoding gamma-glutamylcyclotransferase — translation MDSHYDQVMKAREGADPSATRLYFAYSTILDRAAFDEWKQQHSYGFFELPEGRLAEAVDVDLVYDFPSRWWGGRVAGLADAAGGKVYGRLFEIRGQDWPIVQHKEGFVTGMCVERPVHVRVDGQEVEATAFVTNPRRASQDGPVSPRFVEALVRGAQAAGLPAEYVERLKRGA, via the coding sequence ATGGACTCGCACTACGACCAGGTGATGAAGGCGCGCGAGGGGGCGGACCCTTCGGCCACGCGCCTGTATTTCGCGTACTCCACCATCCTGGACCGCGCCGCCTTCGACGAGTGGAAGCAGCAGCACAGCTACGGCTTCTTCGAATTGCCCGAGGGGCGGCTGGCGGAGGCGGTGGACGTGGACCTCGTCTACGACTTCCCGTCGCGTTGGTGGGGCGGGCGGGTGGCGGGGCTTGCGGACGCGGCGGGTGGCAAGGTGTATGGGCGCTTGTTCGAGATTCGCGGCCAGGACTGGCCCATCGTCCAGCACAAGGAAGGCTTCGTGACGGGGATGTGCGTGGAGCGCCCCGTGCACGTGCGCGTGGACGGCCAGGAGGTGGAGGCCACGGCGTTCGTCACGAATCCGCGGCGCGCCTCGCAGGACGGCCCGGTGAGCCCGCGCTTCGTGGAGGCGCTGGTGCGCGGCGCCCAGGCAGCGGGCCTGCCCGCGGAGTACGTGGAGCGGCTGAAGCGCGGCGCGTAG
- a CDS encoding M4 family metallopeptidase, translating to MKRGTRWLVACFSLSLAACGSEWPEAAQAPREEGVSRIADIEAALRALPGTEVLGLNDDGVPYMLGGPLGETGRGITGASARQAHALLTPAIERITPVFRLRTRDLVPLSTSTDEQGHTHLRYAQTKNGLPVVGQQLILHLDEKGRVYSVNGTARDGESVASEPRISAQAARQSALGSTKGGNTVVGEPRLVYVRAPATERLTLAFQVQVEGEEDGTPVRDQVFVGALDGAEVWRYAEVHPARNRRVCSVGGTNNGTCRNEGQPATGDAAIDTAYDNLGRFYDCFNVNFGRDSYNGAGAQLYARVHYMSSYANAYWDGTGMVCGDGNGSTVGPLCADPDIVVHEVTHAVTDTTSGLIYSGEPGALSEAYSDIFAAYCHSWITGPWIMGTDVWNIAELAWTPSTAGDALRYMDDPKRDGASLDYYADYNSTVDVHYASGIINLAFKLLSTGGLHPRGRSTVNVPGIGIQAAGRIFYQANLNYFTASTTMAQAKTYTRTAAQALGYGTAILDAVDKAWQAVGVGVTTPPPSCTLLTNGVVRTGISGAAGSQQYFCLDAPANVPVAITMSGGTGDADMYVKFGAAPTTALYDCRPYLTGNNETCNLAARTTAGRYWIMLRGYSAYSGVSLKGQY from the coding sequence ATGAAGCGCGGCACCCGGTGGCTCGTTGCATGTTTTTCGCTCTCACTCGCGGCTTGCGGCTCGGAATGGCCGGAGGCGGCCCAGGCGCCTCGGGAAGAGGGCGTCTCCCGAATCGCGGACATCGAGGCGGCGCTGCGCGCGCTGCCGGGCACGGAAGTCCTCGGCCTGAATGACGACGGCGTGCCGTACATGCTCGGCGGTCCGCTGGGCGAGACGGGCCGGGGCATCACGGGGGCCTCGGCCCGCCAGGCGCATGCGCTGCTGACGCCGGCGATCGAGCGCATCACCCCGGTGTTCCGCCTCCGAACTCGGGACCTGGTGCCCCTGAGCACCTCCACGGACGAGCAGGGCCACACGCACCTGCGCTACGCCCAGACGAAGAATGGCCTGCCGGTGGTGGGGCAGCAGCTCATCCTCCACCTGGACGAGAAGGGCCGCGTGTACTCGGTGAACGGCACCGCCCGGGATGGCGAGAGCGTCGCCTCCGAGCCGCGCATCAGCGCACAGGCCGCGCGCCAGTCGGCGCTGGGCTCCACGAAGGGCGGCAACACCGTCGTCGGTGAGCCCCGGCTCGTCTACGTGCGCGCGCCCGCGACGGAGCGCCTCACGCTGGCCTTCCAGGTCCAGGTGGAGGGCGAGGAGGACGGCACGCCGGTGCGCGACCAGGTCTTCGTGGGAGCGCTCGACGGAGCCGAGGTCTGGCGCTACGCGGAGGTCCACCCCGCGAGGAACCGCCGGGTCTGCTCGGTGGGCGGCACGAACAACGGCACCTGCCGCAACGAGGGGCAGCCCGCGACGGGTGACGCGGCCATCGACACGGCCTACGACAACCTGGGCCGGTTCTACGACTGCTTCAACGTGAACTTCGGGCGGGACAGCTACAACGGCGCGGGCGCGCAGCTCTACGCGCGCGTGCACTACATGAGCAGCTACGCGAATGCGTACTGGGACGGCACCGGCATGGTGTGCGGCGACGGGAATGGCTCCACCGTCGGCCCGTTGTGCGCGGACCCGGACATCGTTGTCCACGAGGTGACGCACGCGGTGACGGACACCACCTCCGGCCTCATCTACTCGGGTGAGCCCGGCGCTCTGTCCGAGGCGTACTCCGACATCTTCGCCGCGTACTGCCACAGCTGGATCACCGGCCCGTGGATCATGGGCACCGACGTGTGGAACATCGCGGAGCTGGCGTGGACGCCCTCCACGGCTGGGGATGCGCTGCGGTACATGGACGACCCCAAGCGGGACGGCGCCTCGCTGGACTACTACGCCGACTACAACTCGACGGTCGACGTGCACTACGCCTCGGGCATCATCAACCTGGCGTTCAAGCTGCTATCCACCGGTGGCCTGCACCCGCGCGGCCGCTCCACGGTGAACGTGCCGGGCATCGGCATCCAGGCCGCGGGACGCATCTTCTACCAGGCCAACCTGAACTACTTCACCGCGAGCACCACCATGGCCCAGGCGAAGACGTACACCCGCACGGCCGCGCAGGCCCTGGGCTACGGCACGGCCATCCTGGATGCGGTGGACAAGGCCTGGCAGGCGGTGGGCGTGGGCGTGACCACTCCGCCTCCGAGCTGCACGCTGCTGACCAATGGCGTCGTCCGCACCGGCATCTCCGGCGCGGCGGGATCGCAGCAGTACTTCTGCCTGGATGCGCCGGCCAACGTGCCCGTCGCCATCACCATGAGCGGCGGCACGGGGGACGCGGACATGTACGTGAAGTTCGGCGCGGCCCCGACGACGGCCTTGTATGACTGCCGGCCATACCTCACCGGCAACAACGAGACGTGCAACCTGGCCGCGCGCACCACGGCGGGGCGCTACTGGATCATGCTGCGCGGCTACTCGGCCTACTCGGGCGTGTCGCTCAAGGGCCAGTACTGA
- a CDS encoding polyprenyl synthetase family protein yields the protein MDLARELTDFLGAVEQRLGSTLVDGNAGPDVKGDTLMEAARHLCLGSGGKRARPMLVRLFGGAVGVKPERLVDVAVASELIHSASLLHDDVVDAGMFRRGRPTVNARWGNIVAVMSGDLILSTGLHQLSMLDARLTRSALSVVAEMTRAAIAEVEARGDLDLPLNRLRFIAEGKTGSLFGWCGNAAATLSDNPEAVERFDGFGRHLGVAFQIADDIRDILGTDVGKPRYADVHSRTPSMPILLAVAKEESLRRKLKDAWAFSTITPERTKEIGAAIEATGAVEAAMARMNVEIEAALDKLGHFASDPAGAELVGWARKLSAGIAEQVQGRAA from the coding sequence ATGGACCTGGCTCGTGAGCTGACGGACTTTCTGGGGGCGGTGGAGCAGCGGCTTGGGAGCACGCTCGTGGACGGCAACGCCGGTCCGGACGTGAAGGGCGACACCCTCATGGAGGCAGCCCGTCACCTGTGCCTGGGCAGCGGCGGCAAGCGGGCGCGTCCCATGCTGGTGCGGCTGTTCGGCGGCGCCGTGGGCGTGAAGCCGGAGCGACTGGTGGACGTGGCCGTCGCCTCGGAGCTCATCCACTCCGCCAGCCTCCTGCACGACGACGTGGTGGACGCGGGCATGTTCCGCCGCGGCCGGCCCACGGTGAATGCGCGCTGGGGCAACATCGTGGCGGTGATGAGCGGTGACCTCATCCTCTCCACCGGCCTGCACCAGCTGTCCATGCTGGACGCGCGCCTGACGCGCAGCGCGCTCTCCGTCGTCGCCGAGATGACCCGCGCCGCCATCGCCGAGGTCGAGGCCCGTGGCGACCTGGACCTGCCGCTCAACCGGTTGCGCTTCATCGCCGAGGGCAAGACGGGCTCGCTGTTCGGTTGGTGCGGCAACGCCGCGGCCACGCTCTCGGACAACCCGGAGGCCGTGGAGCGCTTCGACGGCTTCGGCCGCCACCTGGGGGTGGCCTTCCAGATTGCCGACGACATCCGCGACATCCTCGGCACGGACGTGGGCAAGCCGCGCTACGCGGACGTGCACTCGCGCACGCCGTCCATGCCCATCCTCCTGGCGGTGGCCAAGGAGGAGTCCCTGCGCCGCAAGCTGAAGGACGCCTGGGCGTTCTCCACGATTACGCCCGAGCGCACGAAGGAGATTGGCGCGGCCATCGAGGCCACGGGCGCGGTGGAGGCGGCCATGGCGCGGATGAACGTGGAGATTGAAGCGGCGCTCGACAAGCTGGGCCACTTCGCCAGCGACCCGGCCGGCGCGGAGCTGGTGGGCTGGGCGCGGAAGCTGTCGGCCGGCATCGCCGAGCAGGTCCAGGGACGCGCTGCATGA
- a CDS encoding MFS transporter: MKGPVALRRRNPLSPAATFRRHVLSSFASLATAVPLFRPGSSLPGSSAPLLGAPPADGPGPGSTRATGRLRRSMGASVVEGMFAEVFTACAGATVLTAWAIALELGPFLVGVMTALPFFAQFVQFPAAWLTSTFGHRRVALTAVCLSRLVLFPLAVMPWLGLTFPAQQHLLLAVAGGSALLGVVGNNAWVAWMGELVPRSVRGRFFGRRTALTTLAGTVASLAAGLLMDRLRMPGGVGLGLPLLALGACVMGVVTTLLMATQHDPAPPGTTPRLELKGALVPLKDPTARRVLGYQMAWNAAVGVSAPFFALHSLQNLKMTFVIMALHAAAVAGVRILTAPLWGKMIDKVGAQPVLMACSLGISTIPVLWLLPSAGTLWPLLFDVLLAGSLWSGHGLAIFALPLTVAPRKGRPFYLAAFATAGGLAYSAAAAVGGAIAAALPRQFMLAGHEWVNLHVLFVLSSVARLGAGLLAARILEPGAQPVRSVGEMASRLLPRLRPAPALAQARSGDGEG; this comes from the coding sequence ATGAAGGGCCCCGTCGCTCTTCGAAGAAGGAACCCGTTGAGCCCCGCCGCAACCTTCCGCCGCCACGTCCTGAGCAGCTTCGCCTCGCTCGCCACCGCCGTCCCGCTGTTCCGCCCGGGCTCGTCGCTGCCGGGCTCCTCCGCGCCGCTGCTGGGCGCGCCTCCGGCGGACGGGCCGGGCCCCGGCTCCACCCGGGCCACCGGCCGGCTGCGGCGCAGCATGGGCGCCTCGGTGGTGGAGGGCATGTTCGCGGAGGTATTCACCGCGTGCGCGGGCGCCACGGTGCTCACGGCCTGGGCCATTGCGCTCGAGCTGGGGCCGTTCCTCGTCGGGGTGATGACCGCCCTGCCCTTCTTCGCCCAGTTCGTGCAGTTCCCCGCGGCGTGGCTGACGTCCACCTTCGGGCACCGCCGGGTGGCACTCACCGCGGTGTGCCTGTCGCGTCTGGTGTTGTTCCCCCTGGCCGTGATGCCGTGGCTGGGATTGACGTTCCCCGCACAGCAGCACCTGCTTCTGGCGGTGGCCGGCGGGTCCGCGCTGCTGGGCGTGGTGGGCAACAACGCATGGGTGGCGTGGATGGGGGAACTGGTGCCGCGCTCCGTGCGGGGCCGCTTCTTCGGCCGGCGCACCGCGCTCACCACGCTGGCGGGCACGGTTGCCTCGCTCGCCGCGGGCCTCCTCATGGACAGGCTGCGGATGCCCGGAGGCGTGGGCCTGGGGCTGCCCCTGCTCGCCCTGGGCGCCTGTGTCATGGGTGTGGTGACGACGCTGCTGATGGCCACTCAGCACGACCCGGCCCCTCCGGGCACCACGCCACGACTGGAATTGAAGGGCGCGCTGGTGCCGCTGAAGGACCCGACGGCGCGGCGCGTGCTGGGCTACCAGATGGCGTGGAACGCGGCGGTGGGCGTGTCCGCGCCCTTCTTCGCGCTGCACAGCCTGCAGAACCTCAAGATGACCTTCGTCATCATGGCGCTGCACGCCGCGGCGGTGGCGGGGGTGCGCATCCTCACCGCGCCGCTGTGGGGGAAGATGATTGACAAGGTGGGCGCACAGCCGGTGCTGATGGCGTGCTCGCTGGGCATCAGCACCATCCCCGTGCTGTGGCTCCTGCCGTCCGCGGGCACCTTGTGGCCACTCCTGTTCGACGTGCTGCTGGCCGGCTCGCTGTGGAGCGGCCATGGCCTGGCCATCTTCGCGCTGCCCCTCACCGTGGCCCCGCGCAAGGGCCGGCCCTTCTACCTCGCCGCCTTCGCCACCGCGGGCGGGCTCGCGTACTCCGCCGCCGCCGCCGTGGGGGGCGCCATCGCCGCCGCCCTGCCGCGGCAGTTCATGCTGGCCGGCCACGAGTGGGTGAACCTGCACGTGCTGTTCGTGCTGTCCTCCGTGGCCCGGCTGGGCGCGGGCCTGCTCGCCGCGCGCATCCTCGAGCCCGGGGCCCAGCCGGTGCGCTCCGTGGGGGAAATGGCGTCCCGGCTGCTGCCCCGACTCCGTCCCGCGCCCGCGCTGGCCCAGGCGCGCTCGGGCGACGGCGAGGGCTGA
- a CDS encoding GbsR/MarR family transcriptional regulator, translating to MKGYLWTGAPGSPTSEEPAQEGKLAPWEAIAVDAVGNVIEFWGFKRNQGRVWALLYLRGEPLTAGEIERELDLSKGGVSMLLRDLERWGVIQRVRLPQDSAWRYAAETDLVRMVTHVIEEREAGFVARIRADLAEARRLAQSVTGVPGERLARLEKMTTLAEHVERALRLFIKTSRLDVSGVLAVFRDEAGSPRREKR from the coding sequence ATGAAGGGCTACCTGTGGACGGGGGCGCCCGGGAGCCCGACATCCGAGGAGCCAGCGCAGGAGGGAAAGCTGGCACCGTGGGAGGCCATCGCGGTGGACGCGGTGGGCAATGTCATCGAGTTCTGGGGCTTCAAGCGCAACCAGGGCCGGGTGTGGGCCCTGCTGTATCTGCGGGGAGAGCCCCTGACCGCGGGAGAAATCGAGCGCGAGCTGGACCTGTCCAAGGGCGGCGTGTCGATGCTGCTCAGGGATCTGGAGCGCTGGGGGGTCATCCAGCGGGTGCGCCTGCCGCAGGACTCGGCGTGGCGCTACGCGGCGGAGACGGACCTGGTGCGGATGGTGACGCACGTCATCGAGGAGCGCGAGGCGGGCTTTGTGGCGCGCATCCGCGCGGACCTGGCGGAGGCGCGGCGGCTGGCGCAGTCGGTGACCGGCGTACCCGGCGAGCGGCTGGCCCGGCTGGAGAAGATGACCACGCTGGCCGAGCACGTGGAGCGCGCGCTGCGGCTGTTCATCAAGACGTCGCGGCTGGACGTGTCCGGCGTGCTCGCCGTGTTCCGTGACGAGGCGGGCTCGCCGCGCCGGGAAAAACGCTAG
- a CDS encoding methyl-accepting chemotaxis protein gives MRISLTQKITLAPLLVALFFTLLSFGYTVPRMRQSFEDQGRELGAAVPTALASTLTGQLRGKDPAAVQATLDTVAREGKLAYVAVVDAKGDLTAVAGRHTQTLRDHHEQLAKAANGSALMSGGSELLDMNAPIPGGLGVVHVGFNRTEARDRVEDILGNLRLVLLGALVVLTAVAFALSRRIVAPLNQLTAAVRRIAEHGDLRESVHINSTDEVGQLARAVGMLVGKLKELLHQLQASTELLSDSVTGLNESSDQQNQMVSRSAAALQETQVTAQEIRQTALMASDSAESVIQVTERAESLRRTGEEAIAASIEGLVDLRAQVEQIAERIMSLGERTQQISGITETVKDLADQSHLLAVNAAIEAARSGEHGKGFAVVAREIRALADQSIRATKQVRAILSDISEAIAGTVDITAAGTQRMEAGLTQVRTSGDTLRQLTGIVQDSTTSARQIARTVSQQATGIEQIFTAVNELNTLMGDTVKRISNTSDAAVSLKMLSERVSQVVRAYRV, from the coding sequence ATGCGAATCTCCCTCACGCAGAAGATCACCCTCGCGCCGCTGCTGGTGGCGCTCTTCTTCACGCTCCTGTCGTTCGGCTACACCGTGCCCCGCATGCGCCAGTCCTTCGAGGACCAGGGCCGCGAGCTGGGCGCGGCGGTGCCCACGGCGCTGGCCTCCACGCTGACGGGGCAACTGCGAGGCAAGGACCCGGCGGCGGTGCAGGCCACGCTGGACACCGTGGCCCGTGAAGGGAAGCTGGCCTATGTGGCGGTGGTGGACGCGAAGGGTGACCTGACGGCGGTGGCGGGCCGGCACACGCAGACGCTCCGCGACCACCACGAGCAGTTGGCGAAGGCCGCGAATGGAAGCGCGCTGATGTCGGGCGGCTCGGAGCTGCTGGACATGAACGCACCCATTCCGGGTGGGCTCGGAGTGGTCCACGTGGGCTTCAACCGCACGGAGGCGCGGGACAGGGTGGAGGACATCCTGGGCAACCTGCGCCTGGTGCTCCTGGGCGCGTTGGTGGTGCTCACGGCGGTGGCGTTCGCGCTGAGCCGCCGCATCGTCGCGCCGCTGAACCAGCTCACCGCGGCGGTGCGGCGCATCGCCGAGCACGGTGACCTGCGTGAGTCCGTGCACATCAACTCCACGGACGAGGTGGGGCAACTGGCGCGCGCCGTCGGCATGCTGGTGGGCAAGCTGAAGGAGCTGTTGCACCAGCTCCAGGCGTCCACGGAGCTCTTGAGCGACTCGGTGACGGGGCTCAACGAGTCCTCCGATCAGCAGAACCAGATGGTCTCCCGCAGCGCCGCGGCCCTCCAGGAGACGCAGGTGACGGCGCAGGAGATCCGCCAGACGGCGCTGATGGCGTCGGACTCGGCCGAGTCCGTCATCCAGGTGACCGAGCGCGCCGAGTCCCTGCGGCGCACCGGCGAGGAGGCCATCGCCGCGAGCATCGAGGGCCTGGTGGACCTGCGTGCGCAGGTGGAGCAGATCGCCGAGCGCATCATGTCGCTGGGCGAGCGCACGCAGCAGATCAGCGGAATCACGGAGACGGTGAAGGATCTGGCGGACCAGTCCCACCTGCTGGCGGTCAACGCGGCGATTGAAGCAGCGCGCTCGGGTGAGCACGGCAAGGGCTTCGCGGTGGTGGCGCGGGAGATTCGCGCCCTGGCGGACCAGTCCATCCGGGCGACGAAGCAGGTGCGGGCGATTCTCTCGGACATCAGCGAGGCCATCGCCGGCACGGTGGACATCACCGCGGCGGGCACCCAGCGCATGGAAGCGGGCCTGACGCAGGTGCGCACGTCCGGGGACACGCTGCGGCAGCTCACCGGCATCGTCCAGGACAGCACCACTTCCGCGCGGCAGATTGCGCGGACGGTGAGCCAGCAGGCCACCGGCATCGAGCAGATCTTCACCGCCGTCAACGAGCTGAACACGCTGATGGGCGACACGGTGAAGCGCATCTCCAACACCAGCGACGCGGCGGTGTCCCTGAAGATGCTCTCCGAGCGCGTGTCCCAGGTAGTGCGGGCCTACCGCGTCTGA